In Modestobacter versicolor, a single genomic region encodes these proteins:
- a CDS encoding flagellar hook-basal body complex protein FliE, with amino-acid sequence MTSPISGISFGMPSAGIAGVTDVAGVAGAANASAVPSVSGDGGFAAILTGQIDGLNAVQGTADSLALQAATGDLQDAHDYMIASAEARLATDTVVTLKNSAVQAFTEIMRMPI; translated from the coding sequence ATGACCTCGCCGATCAGCGGCATCTCCTTCGGCATGCCCAGCGCGGGCATCGCCGGGGTCACCGACGTCGCCGGTGTCGCCGGCGCCGCCAACGCCTCGGCGGTCCCGTCGGTCTCCGGCGACGGCGGCTTCGCCGCGATCCTCACCGGCCAGATCGACGGTCTCAACGCCGTGCAGGGCACCGCCGACTCCCTCGCCCTCCAGGCGGCCACCGGCGACCTGCAGGACGCCCACGACTACATGATCGCCAGCGCTGAGGCCCGGCTGGCCACCGACACCGTGGTCACCCTCAAGAACTCGGCGGTCCAGGCCTTCACCGAGATCATGAGGATGCCGATCTGA
- the fliS gene encoding flagellar export chaperone FliS, with translation MSTASLRARYLGDTVTTASPQRLLVMLYDRLALDLERAQMALTEGDRETGTAQLTHAQDVVFGLLESLQVDAWDGAPRLAALYNWLISELGHAITKGDLRRVADCRKIVEPLRDAWREAAASLASSPA, from the coding sequence ATGAGCACCGCTTCCCTCCGCGCCCGCTACCTGGGCGACACGGTCACCACCGCCTCCCCGCAGCGGCTGCTGGTCATGCTGTACGACCGGCTGGCCCTCGACCTCGAGCGGGCACAGATGGCGCTGACCGAGGGCGACCGCGAGACCGGCACCGCCCAGCTCACCCACGCCCAGGACGTCGTCTTCGGCCTGCTGGAGAGCCTGCAGGTCGACGCCTGGGACGGCGCTCCCCGGCTGGCCGCGCTCTACAACTGGCTGATCTCCGAGCTCGGGCACGCCATCACCAAGGGCGACCTCCGCCGGGTGGCCGACTGCCGCAAGATCGTCGAGCCGCTGCGTGACGCCTGGCGGGAGGCTGCTGCCTCCCTCGCCTCGAGCCCGGCATGA
- the flgB gene encoding flagellar basal body rod protein FlgB — protein MITDSTMTALHASLTGLQQRQRVTADNIANVQTPGFLAGRVDFESTLESEIANGQVPAVGQRAVTRSMDPTRTDGNNVNLDTETIIQTETGLRYQLAISALDGKYSLLRSALRTQ, from the coding sequence GTGATCACCGACTCGACCATGACGGCGCTGCACGCGTCCCTGACCGGTCTGCAGCAGCGTCAGCGGGTCACCGCCGACAACATCGCCAACGTCCAGACGCCGGGCTTCCTCGCCGGCCGGGTCGACTTCGAGTCGACGCTGGAGTCCGAGATCGCCAACGGCCAGGTGCCCGCGGTCGGCCAGCGCGCGGTCACCCGCTCGATGGACCCGACCCGGACCGACGGCAACAACGTCAACCTGGACACCGAGACGATCATCCAGACCGAGACCGGCCTGCGGTACCAGCTGGCGATCAGCGCCCTCGACGGCAAGTACTCGCTGCTGCGCTCTGCCCTGCGGACGCAGTGA
- a CDS encoding flagellar basal body rod protein FlgC has product MSTFDTLRIGGSSLFVHRKWMDAVSDNIANINTVAAPGEDAFQERMIVAEAVQYGSGQGGVRVARNELGSAEGRMVYEPDNALADDEGYVRYPDIDLGDQMTQLLMAQRGYQANLSTIRAATEAYQQALQLGKG; this is encoded by the coding sequence ATGAGCACCTTCGACACGCTGCGCATCGGTGGGTCCTCGCTGTTCGTCCACCGCAAGTGGATGGACGCCGTCTCGGACAACATCGCCAACATCAACACCGTCGCCGCCCCCGGCGAGGACGCGTTCCAGGAACGCATGATCGTCGCCGAGGCCGTCCAGTACGGCTCCGGCCAGGGCGGGGTGCGGGTCGCCCGCAACGAACTGGGCAGCGCCGAGGGCCGGATGGTCTACGAGCCGGACAACGCGCTCGCCGACGACGAGGGGTACGTCCGCTACCCCGACATCGACCTGGGCGACCAGATGACCCAGCTGCTCATGGCGCAGCGCGGCTACCAGGCCAACCTCTCGACCATCAGAGCAGCCACCGAGGCCTACCAGCAGGCCCTCCAGCTCGGGAAGGGCTGA